The sequence CTTGAATAGAGACACCATCTTGACTAGCCACCACGATATTCATCCCTCGCTCCTTTTTTTCATCCGAACTTTGATATCTAAAGGATTGGCATGGTAGGGGGCTGAGGTGACAACAAAATCCACCCCGCTTTGGGCGATCTTCATCACATTTTCAATCTTCACGCCCCCTGTAGCTGAGAGAAGCAACGAAGGATAGGCGCGCTTAAGCTCCACGCAACGCGCCAGCTCCCCTAACTCCATCTTCTCGCACTGCAAAATATCTGCACCCCAAGAGGCAAAGAGTTTCGCCTCCTCAAAATCGCTCACCTCAACCGCAATCTTCTTCTCCAAAAGACGCCTTTTGAGCGCTTTAAAAGCTTGCTCTAGCTCCGCAGGAGTCTCCAAAAAGACTCGATGCTGTTCAAAAACCAAAACCGAATCAAAAAGCCCCAATCGATGCGGCCATGCTCCTCCGCTCAAAATCGCCTGAAGCATTAGGCGCTTGCTCCCGGGAAAATTTTTGCGCGTGGTGAGAATCTCAATAGAGGGGTTGATTTTTTTGGCGCAAGTGACCATTTCGTGGGTGAAAGTGGCGATTCCGCTTAGGTATTCAAGGAGGTTTTGAGTCACTTTCCACGCCTTATGCAAAGCGATCGCCTTCCCTTCACCTCGCAAAATCTCTTCACCCGCCTCCACCCAAGCGCCCTCTTTGACTAAGGCTTCAAGCTCAACTCCGCAGGCCTCACCCAAAGAGAGCGCCTCTTTGATTCCAGAGATGACGCCCCCCCTCTTGGCGCTAAAGGATATCTCTCCTCTCTTCTCTCCAATCCCAAGCCCCAAGGTCGTCCAGTCGATATAGTCCGCATCTTCTCGCCATAATCGCTCTATCTCTTGATTCACCACTTTCTATCTCTCCTTGCTCTATTTTGAGGCTTTAATTTCGATAAGCCATTTTTCGTAGTATGCCAAAAACCATTAAAGAAAAAGCCCCCAGCACTGCACAAAGCACTAAGGCTTTCTCTGTCTCGCCACTAAAGGCGTGATTGTAGATAGCAAGACTCATCGTATCAGTCTCACCAATGATATTACCCCCTAGCATCAAGGTGATTCCCACCTCTCCAAAAGAGCGCCCCAATCCCAAAAAGAGCGAGGAGAAGATCACCTTCGAGATAGAGGGGAGCAACACCCGATAAAAGGTCTGAAATTTCCCCTTGCCAAGCACATACGAGGCCTCAGAATAGATTCTGTCCTGCTCATCCAAAGCGCTTTGAATGGGTTTGACCACCAAAGGCAATCCCGCTAGAAACGAAGCGATGAGCACTCCCAAAGGAGCGAAAACGATCTCAATCCCGAACTCTTTAAGGGGTGCGCCCAAAATTCCATTTTTTCCCAAAAGCAGAAGCAGTAAAAACCCCAAAGCAATAGGGGGAAAAACGATAGGAATCGTGATGAAAATATCCACTATGCCTTTGAGGGGGTGAGGCTTGCCTGAGAGCGTCCACGCCAAAGCGATTCCAAAGAGGGCATGAAAAAGAAAGGTCCATGAGGCAATCTGGAGTGTCAAAACCAAAGGATTCCAAAGCCAAGGTTCTAACACGCTCACCCTCCTTTGTGATTAAAGGCCATGCGCCCTCAAAATCTCTCTAGCCTCGGGGCTCTTCAAAAATTCTAACATGGCGCGCACTTCAGCCTCTCCCTCTTTGCCTTTTAAAACCACGCCAATAATTTTAATGGGTGAATAGAGCTTAGAATCAACCTCAAGGGCTTGTCCCACCTTCTCTTTGATTCCGATGTAGTCCGTCTTGTTGATCAAGCCCGCATCCAAATCACCACTCACCAAATAGGCGCTCACCTGTGGTACCGTCTGGAGCACCTTGAGTTTGTCGCTCATCTTTTCCCAGACTCCTGAGCGGCGAAGCGCCTCCTCTCCAGCGATTCCATAGATGGCGCTCTTGGTATCGGGAATCCCCACGCTTTTGACCAAAGGGGTCGCAAGAGAGGCCATCTCCAAGGCTGCTTTAGAATCCTTAGAGAATACAAGCATCAGCTTGCCCTCGCCAAGTTCCACCTTCTCCTCATGGGGAATCCCAAGCTTTTGAATAAACTTCTCATCCCCAAAAAAAAGGGAAATTTTATCACTCTCCTTGATCTGAGCACTCACCTGTTGCATATTTCCAAACATCATCTTTACTTGGTGAGAACTCTTTGCCTCAAAAGCTTTCGCGATCGCCTCCAAGGGGCGCTTATACCCTGCACCCCCTGCCATATAGAGGTCTCCCGCCACAAGCCAAGAAGAGAGAAGAAGCCCTAATCCGAGCCCCCCAAATAACTTTTTCATTCAAATCTCCTCTCTATTTTTTTGCAGGAGCATTGAAGCCATACTTTTCAAAAATCGCTCTAGCCCTATCTGAAACAACATATTCAGCAAATGCTTTGGCTAAATCGCTATCTTTGGCTTTTTTGGTGATGACAAAAGATTGCGCCATGGGCGAGTATTTCGAGGGATCAATCGTGATATATTCGCCCTTAGCTCCATCCCCTTGTCGAAGCAAAGAGTAAGCGACCAAACCAATCTCTGCCGCACCGCTATCCACAAAGTGGACGGCTTGAGAGATATTATCCCCCATGACGATTCTTTTTTCTACTTTTTCGAAGATTCCATAGCTCTGAAGAATCTCAACCGCAGCAACACCATAAGGGGCAACCTTGGGGCTAGCGATTGAGATGTGCTTAAACTTCTCATTTACCAAACTCTCTACGCCCCCCTCTAGGAGCTTCTCGTCCAAGGCATAGAGTGCCACCACGCCCATAGCATAAATCGCTGGCGCGGAGCCTGCGTTTCCATCTTGCTCAATCTGAGCCGCATATTTGGCATCAGCAGAAAAAAACATATCATAGGGAAAGCCATTTTTGAGCTGTTGGTAGGCCTTGCCTGAGGCGCCAAAATTGAGCTCAATCTCATCATTTTTGCGATTTTTGAGAAACTCATCCTTGATCTCCGTCACCGCATGGCGAGCACTCGCTGCGACAAATACATTGATCTTCTCTGCATAGAGCTGAACACTTAAGGCCAATATTCCCAGAAGGATTCCTAGCTTCTTCATCGATTTTTTCCTTTATATATTTTTTTATATAACGATAGCACTCAAGAGCGCTCACACGCCCAAGAGTACATGGCTGGCTTTGATGATGGCGTAGGCTTCCATGCCCGCCTTCAACTCCAGCTCTCTGATGGCTTCATTGGTGATAATAGCCGTGAGGAGTTTTTCGCCTACCTTAATCTTCACCTCGCCATTGACCGCTCCCTCGACCACCTCTTGCAAAACACCTTTGAGTCGATTTCTCGCACTCAAACCTTTGGGGTCACCCACGCCAATCATCACCCAACTAGCCTTGATGATCGCATAGGCTTCCATGCCCACTTCAAGCCCCATCTCTTCTAGGGATTCGTTGGTGATGATGGCATAGATCGTTCCACCCCCAATCTCAAGCGCCACTTCAGAGTTCACCGAACCCCGAGTGATCACACTCACCTTACCGTTGATTTGGTTTCTTGCACTCGTTTTCATATTGATTCTCCTTGCTCTCTCCATCGCCTCTTGCCAATCCTCTACGGAATCGCCCAACACCTCAAAAAGTCTCTCTTGGATTCGCTCCAGTTCTCTAAACGCCTTGATGGCCTCCTCACCCTCAGGAGTGATGAGTGTTCCTCCTCCTCCTTTACCTCCGCTGGTGCGCTCCACCAAGGGCGTGGGAGAGAGGTTGTTCATCGCATCCACTGCATCCCAAGCCGCTTTGTAGCTCATCTGCATTGCCTTGGCCGCTTTGGAGATGGAGCCTTCCCTCTTAATCTGTTCGAGGAGCTCCACTCTACCTCTGCCTAAAAAGCTTGCCTTTTGGCGCTTGATCCAAAGCCTTCCTTCAATCTCCATGATCCATCTCCATCGCTCTTGCTATTTTCCGCATGAAGTCCGTATTATAAAAAAATATATAACGCTTGTCAAACCCTCACCTAAAAGATTCCTTTAACGCAAAAAAAGCTAGAATCATCCCACAAGACCACCAAAAAGGGCAGTTTCCATGAATATCCAACAAGGAAAAGTGTGGAAGTTCGGAGAGAACATCGATACCGACCTCATCATCGCCGCGCGCTACCTCAACACCAGCGACCCCCAAGTGTTAGCCAGCCATGTTATGGAGGACGCTAGACCTGACTTCCTCCAGCACTTCACCAAGGGTGACTTTATTGTTGCGGGTGAAAATTTTGGTTGCGGAAGCAGTCGCGAGCACGCACCCGTAGCGCTCAAAACCGCGGGCGTGAGTGCAGTCATCGCCAAGAGCTTCGCGCGAATCTTTTATCGCAACTCCTTCAACACAGGGCTTCCTATTCTTGAAGTTAAAGAGACCGATGAGATTAGAGAGGGTGATACCCTTGAAGTGGATATGGCCCAAGGCACCATCAAGAATCTCACCCGAAATCAAACCTACGCCTTCAAACCCATTCCTCCCTTTATGATGGAGCTTTTAGAGAGTGGCGGGCTCATCGAACACGCCAAAGCGAAAATTGCCCAAGGAGTCTTATAAGATTATGAAAAAATATGAGATTGCGATCATCAAAGGTGATGGAATCGGTCCTGAAATCGTTGATGAGGCCAAAAAAGTCCTCGATGCCATCTCCTACTCCCATGGCTTCGAGCTCTCCTATCACGACTATCTCATGGGTGGAATCGCCGTGGATAGGGCAGGTGTACCCCTGCCTGATGAGACCATTGAGGGGTGTTTGAGGGCGGATGCCGTCCTTTTTGGGGCCATCGGAGGAGAGAAGTGGGATTCGCTTCCCAGAGAGCTTCGGCCTGAGAGTGGGCTCTTAAAACTCCGCAAATCTTTAGAGATTTTTGCCAATCTCCGACCCACCGTGGTCTATGATGAGCTGATCGAAGCCAGCACCCTCAAAGAATCGGTGATCAAGGGAGTGGATATTCTAGTGGTTAGAGAGCTCATCGGAGGAATCTACTTTGGGGAACCCAAGGGCAGAGAGGGAGATAAGGCGTTCAACACCATGGTCTACTCTGTGCCTGAAATTGAACGGATTGCCCATGTTGCCTTTAAAGCCGCCATGCGCCGCCAAAAGCGCGTCTGCTCTGTGGATAAAGCCAATGTCTTGGATGTGAGCCAGCTTTGGCGCGAAACAGTCACAAGAATTGCCAAAGAGTATCCAGAGGTGGAGCTAAGCCATATGTATATCGACAATGCCGCGATGCAGCTTATCCGCAACCCCAAGCAGTTTGATGTGATTCTCACAGGCAATCTTTTTGGGGATATTCTAAGCGATGAGGCAAGCATGCTAAGCGGTTCTATTGGACTGCTCCCCTCCGCCTCTATCGGGGGTAAAGCTGCCTTGTATGAGCCTATCCATGGCTCTGCTCCTGATATCGCTGGACAAGGTATCGCCAATCCCATCGCCACCATCGCCTCAGCCTCCATGATGCTCCGCCACTCCCTGGGAGAGGTCGAGGCCGCCGATGCGATTGATAAGGCGATCGTCAAAACCCTCAAAGAGGGCTACCGCACCAAAGATATCGCCGCCTTTGGAGCCAAAGAGATTTGCACCACGGATGAAATGGGCTCCATTATCGCCAACTACGCCGCTAAAAAAGGTGAGTGATTCTCATGAAAACCCTCACTCTAGCCTCCATTTATGAGCTTCAAGGGCTCAAAGAGGAGGCTTTAGAGATATACAAAGAGGTCCTCAAAAAAGAGCCTCACAACGAAGATGCCAAAATCGCCATCCGACGCCTATCGGGAATGAGAAAGAAATACGATGGGGTGAACGAGGAGATGAAAAAATTCTTCATTCGCATGGACACAGAGATTGAATTCAACGAATTTGAAAGGTGGCTTGTAAAACTATGGAACTAAAAGAGGCGATTTTATCCACTCTCGCGGAGCTCCAAGAGACTCCCACCTCAAAAAATAGCGAATCTTTTGGCACTCCAGAGGAGACTATTCAAGCTCCTCTCTCCCCCCAGTCTCCCCAAATCACCCCGCTCCCCCCTGAAGAGAAGCCTCTTCCTGCCTTCATCGCCCCTCTCTTGGAGCCTGAGAGTGCTTCTAATGAGATGCGCGAAGAGGAGAGGCGCTTTTTGGAAGGATTGCGCGAGCGTGTATTGGTACTCTTTGAAGGGATGCAATCCCCAAACAACCGCAATATAGAGGCCAAGGTCGAGCTGACTCTCAACTTTTTTGAATATCTACTTTCCGTCATTGACGAGCGGCTTGAGAAGAAAAACTAGGGGAAATCCTATTGTTTACCCTCCATTTACTTTCACTTTTTATAATTTTCCCATCTCAACCTAAGGAGACAAGGTGAGACATAGAAAGAGTCTTTTCCAACAAAGCTCTTTCTTGGTAGATTTTGCAAGTGTGACATTCATCCAAGGAGAGGGAAACCCCCAAGACATCCCAACCCCCTCTCTGAAGATGGCTTGCAACTTCGAACATAAGCTTAGTCGACCTGAGCGACTCTTTGAAATTGGGGCGAGTGCAGACGCTCCCAAAAAGAAGAGAACGACTCAAAAGGGTCTTGACATAGCCGTCCCCGCTAACTGTCTAAGAGA comes from Wolinella succinogenes DSM 1740 and encodes:
- the modD gene encoding ModD protein; translated protein: MNQEIERLWREDADYIDWTTLGLGIGEKRGEISFSAKRGGVISGIKEALSLGEACGVELEALVKEGAWVEAGEEILRGEGKAIALHKAWKVTQNLLEYLSGIATFTHEMVTCAKKINPSIEILTTRKNFPGSKRLMLQAILSGGAWPHRLGLFDSVLVFEQHRVFLETPAELEQAFKALKRRLLEKKIAVEVSDFEEAKLFASWGADILQCEKMELGELARCVELKRAYPSLLLSATGGVKIENVMKIAQSGVDFVVTSAPYHANPLDIKVRMKKRSEG
- a CDS encoding molybdate ABC transporter permease subunit, coding for MLEPWLWNPLVLTLQIASWTFLFHALFGIALAWTLSGKPHPLKGIVDIFITIPIVFPPIALGFLLLLLLGKNGILGAPLKEFGIEIVFAPLGVLIASFLAGLPLVVKPIQSALDEQDRIYSEASYVLGKGKFQTFYRVLLPSISKVIFSSLFLGLGRSFGEVGITLMLGGNIIGETDTMSLAIYNHAFSGETEKALVLCAVLGAFSLMVFGILRKMAYRN
- the modA gene encoding molybdate ABC transporter substrate-binding protein, whose translation is MKKLFGGLGLGLLLSSWLVAGDLYMAGGAGYKRPLEAIAKAFEAKSSHQVKMMFGNMQQVSAQIKESDKISLFFGDEKFIQKLGIPHEEKVELGEGKLMLVFSKDSKAALEMASLATPLVKSVGIPDTKSAIYGIAGEEALRRSGVWEKMSDKLKVLQTVPQVSAYLVSGDLDAGLINKTDYIGIKEKVGQALEVDSKLYSPIKIIGVVLKGKEGEAEVRAMLEFLKSPEAREILRAHGL
- the modA gene encoding molybdate ABC transporter substrate-binding protein, producing the protein MKKLGILLGILALSVQLYAEKINVFVAASARHAVTEIKDEFLKNRKNDEIELNFGASGKAYQQLKNGFPYDMFFSADAKYAAQIEQDGNAGSAPAIYAMGVVALYALDEKLLEGGVESLVNEKFKHISIASPKVAPYGVAAVEILQSYGIFEKVEKRIVMGDNISQAVHFVDSGAAEIGLVAYSLLRQGDGAKGEYITIDPSKYSPMAQSFVITKKAKDSDLAKAFAEYVVSDRARAIFEKYGFNAPAKK
- a CDS encoding TOBE domain-containing protein; this encodes MEIEGRLWIKRQKASFLGRGRVELLEQIKREGSISKAAKAMQMSYKAAWDAVDAMNNLSPTPLVERTSGGKGGGGTLITPEGEEAIKAFRELERIQERLFEVLGDSVEDWQEAMERARRINMKTSARNQINGKVSVITRGSVNSEVALEIGGGTIYAIITNESLEEMGLEVGMEAYAIIKASWVMIGVGDPKGLSARNRLKGVLQEVVEGAVNGEVKIKVGEKLLTAIITNEAIRELELKAGMEAYAIIKASHVLLGV
- a CDS encoding 3-isopropylmalate dehydratase small subunit gives rise to the protein MNIQQGKVWKFGENIDTDLIIAARYLNTSDPQVLASHVMEDARPDFLQHFTKGDFIVAGENFGCGSSREHAPVALKTAGVSAVIAKSFARIFYRNSFNTGLPILEVKETDEIREGDTLEVDMAQGTIKNLTRNQTYAFKPIPPFMMELLESGGLIEHAKAKIAQGVL
- the leuB gene encoding 3-isopropylmalate dehydrogenase, translated to MKKYEIAIIKGDGIGPEIVDEAKKVLDAISYSHGFELSYHDYLMGGIAVDRAGVPLPDETIEGCLRADAVLFGAIGGEKWDSLPRELRPESGLLKLRKSLEIFANLRPTVVYDELIEASTLKESVIKGVDILVVRELIGGIYFGEPKGREGDKAFNTMVYSVPEIERIAHVAFKAAMRRQKRVCSVDKANVLDVSQLWRETVTRIAKEYPEVELSHMYIDNAAMQLIRNPKQFDVILTGNLFGDILSDEASMLSGSIGLLPSASIGGKAALYEPIHGSAPDIAGQGIANPIATIASASMMLRHSLGEVEAADAIDKAIVKTLKEGYRTKDIAAFGAKEICTTDEMGSIIANYAAKKGE
- a CDS encoding CiaD-like domain-containing protein produces the protein MELKEAILSTLAELQETPTSKNSESFGTPEETIQAPLSPQSPQITPLPPEEKPLPAFIAPLLEPESASNEMREEERRFLEGLRERVLVLFEGMQSPNNRNIEAKVELTLNFFEYLLSVIDERLEKKN